The nucleotide window tgattattttttgttactGATTGTTTCATGGAGCTGATAAAGTTAGATTTATGGTTGGTGTAAGGTTCATATCTGAAATAGAAGCAATTTGTCGGCAGTGGTTGGCTGATGGACCAAAGAATTTGTTGGTATGCTTTTTATTTTCTgcaagttttgttttttaatttacttagaATGGGATTAAATATTGTTCAATATCCTTTGtgttatcataaatattttggaGTCGCTATTGATGTCCTTATTGTTTCTAGCTTTTTAATATCTTGTTAAAGAGAGCACATGCAAGTCGTATCTCTGTTGTCTTGTCAATTTAACTGCAGCTTTTACATTTTCTGTGCTCTATGGTCGTAGGAAAAGGGGGCTGTTCAGTTGCCTTCTTCAAAGAGCATATATAAGATTAAATCTGAGTTGAAGTACTTTATGAAAAGCTACTGCATGGAGTACTATTTCGAGATTAACAATAATGGTACTCAAATTGGTTTTTccctaaattttatttagttttggagcctatttcatttttgtttttgttgactAGAGTTCTGGTTGGTGCAGGCAAAGTCCCAGATTGGGATTGGACTTTGCATGATTTGCAGTTGAGCTTTGGAGTAAAGGAGTTTTTGGTATACTTCTATTTGCATCTTGTACTCCACTGGTATTGAATACTTCTTTGCTTTGCACTTAAATTGTGTTGTTCACCAGGTAATTGCTCCTCAAAGTGCCAGTGGTGTGGTGCTTGATGCACCAGAGGCTAGCAAGCTTTTAAGTGCAGTTGCAATAGCTTTGTCAAATTGTTCCAGGTAGGGctttgaattgaaattattaccagattatatttttcaaagcagGTTAATAAATATGCTTTTCCGAATCATTTTATTTGTCTCAACCTGTAACATTTTAACTTCTATTGTTTCCCTAAACTTTAGTCATTGAATGGTTGTATAGGCTAAAATTTGTTCATGTCTTCTCCTTTATTTTTGCAACagttgtctttttctttttttaatcacatTTGACTgcctaaatcaaaattttcgTTTGTACATTTGGTTTTTCAGTTTGTGGCCAGCGTTTGTTCCAGTGCATGATCCTTCTCGAAATGCATATATTGGGATCCAGAATATGGGAACAGTATTTACCAGGAGGTTTGAGGCAGATCGTGTATATAGCCAGGTTCCAGTGAAACTCATGCATTTGGAAGGCTTGTATGAGTTGTTTGTTTCCAAGTTTGTAAGTTCTTACCATCCTTTTTACTTCATAGTTCTACCTAGTTTGTAATGAAGGTTTCTTATCATTTTGAAATGCCCTATTATTGATATACCATTTCTGCTATGTCATTTGTTCTTTATGTATCCTTCAATGGACTACTATGGTTTTTAAACAACTTTATTGATTCAAAGGAACATATTAATGGGTTTCAATTGAATTATTGAGTAATGTTCCCTTAAGATAGTGTTGGACTTATTGCCAGTGCCATCAtgatagataaatttttatcccCTGTAAGTTGTTTGAATCAGTTTCATGCCCACTTTGTACGAGAACACTTACATCAGAGTTATACCATACATTCCTGCAAACTTTTGAATTTCGTATCTCTGCAAAAGCATTACTTAATTTCATCTAATGTTGAAGGCCTACTCCACATTGGACCTCTCAATGCATCTTTTTGAAGTTCGGTTTACGATGAAGCTAACTTACCAAACACTTCcctatgatgatgatgatataaGAGCAGCTGATGCTGGAAATGCAGAATCTGATGATTATCCTGGTGAGATAAGCAACCAAAAACAGTGGGATGATGATTGTCCTTGGAGTGAATGGTATTCTGCAGAAGACCCAATAAAAGGTAAACTTATGTCCTGGATATTCATATTCTTCTGTTTCCTAATTGAAATAAAGATGGtaattttcagtttggtttgttttgagAACGAAAGATTTGTTCTGTGGGGGTACCTGCACACGAAGTTGGAGGACTTAGGCTCCTATGCTAAATTAATTTGTCAAGCTTAGAGTTCTTGTTTTCTAGGtccctttttatcttttttctgaAGCAGGGAAGGTAGGTGGAGTTGTTAAAGTTGTGTGTACTTGGCCTAGATACATAATAATGTTGGTTTCTCAAGCTTTGATAGAGCTTTTCTTGCTTTAAGCCTTTTATACAGAGATTGATTTCGTTCTTATACTTGGTGCATTATGTGCACACAGGATTTGGTTTGATTGCATTATGGTCAGAGAAGATGATTGAAAGCTCAATGGAAATGGCTGAATTGGAAAATGCTTCACCTCATGAGGCGGAGAAGTGGATTTTATTCCCAACCATGTAAGAAATGTCTTTCACTAGATGGTATATGGAGAAACAGACAAAGACATTCCAATCTTAtgaccaaattaatttttgtttgtgaatctatgttcttatattttttagacaGCTTTGGTTTTCATTGATGATAACTTAAAGAGTTACTGTTATTTTTTGTAGGGATATAATGGTTCAGGTTTATTTTAACAGTTATGATTATTTTCacattatatttattgtttctCTTGTAATACCTTCCTCTTCTGTAGCTTCTGGTATTGTGATACAtttcaaaacattatttttcttCAGATACGAAAATGCGAAAGGAAGTAGAGTTGGTTTTGCTTCACAATTGCACCTTTTGGTTGATGCACTGAATATGCCTTTTGAGGCTCAATTTATGGAGGATTTTGTCTCAGGTTTGAGCTACTAATTTGACTTATCTTCTCCTTTTTGTTTATCTGTTCAACTCTATCAACTAGCTGCATTGTGTACAGAATTGGTTGGAGATTctagtttttcttatttaaagttttttaccctttttttcgTCACTTTGGTTTGTACCAGCTGAAAATCCTGGTTCAGATCGTCTGAAGTCCTCAATGGTTATACCTTCACCAACAGTCGTTGATCGTGTGCTTAAAGAACTCTTTCATGAGGGTATTTTCTTTCTCCGTATGAAACGATTTCCACTTTTTTTGAGAAAGGCATTCACCTTTTATTCGAACTGATTATTTGGCTATGAACGTTTGGAAACACACTGAATTTGCATGTGAATtgaacatttaattaatttacttttttaataaaCATGGCTCACATTGTTAAATGTCCTCGTGCTACATGTAGGATCAAAGTTACCAGATTATGCTAAAGGGGAGCATAAGAGCTCTCGATTTATTAAAGGCGCACCTTTTGAATCTCTTTTTGCACAGTTTTGTTTACACTCCTTGTGGTTTGGCAACTGCAACATACGAGGTATGCATGAAAAGTGGCTATGACTTATTTACATGAAAAAGTTGTTTAACTGTCGTATATTATGCATTTGGTTGTGAGAAATTTACTCATAAGCATTCTGTTATTTAGTCTGTCTGACAACACTACTGTATCATTCATGTGTGTTTAGCTATTGCCGTGCTCTGGATAGAATTTGTTCGAGAAATTCGTTGGTGTTGGGAAGAGTCACAACCATTGCCCAAAATGCCAGCCAATGGTTTAATTGACTTATCCACTTGTTTGATTAACCAGAAACTACAGATGGTAATTGCCTTCGCAGATCTTCAAAgggcattttctttttcaatatccAGAAGGTTGACAACAAAATGaagttttctttgaaaaatttggtttttgatGAGGAGCTAAGAAATatgtggtattttttttttttgggtttcaaaTGCTTTACATATCCAAAGATCGGTCCAATTGCATCCTTTCATGTATCAGATTCacaattgtatatttttaacCGTTTGAATTAGATTTGTATTGGATTCTGTAGGTTAAGTTTCCATCCCTGGAAGCTGGTCCCCTTAATTATTTTGCAGATTCTTTTTTCTGGGACAAATATTACAGGAGAATCAATTTGCAGATCTTAGGGCTTTTAAATTGCCTTGTTATTTCTTTCTAAATCATTTCTATAGCAACACAAATTTATGTCATTTTGCTGCTATTTTCAGCTTTCCATATGTATTGACAAGAAGCGTGAACTGAATGAAGACTTTGAAGACTGTTTTGGAAGTGAAGATCATTCTGTCAGCGATATTGAGGTAAGTATGGTCTTGCAGTTTACCATCATCTTTTAGTGCTTGTAACTGTTCCCTACTGGAGAATCGGTTATCaatgttatttatttctctttttctttcaaaaattgataCGACAGAATATGCAGGAAGATGGTCAAGTTGTGGAGGGTTCAACCAATTTGCTACGACTTGGTGAAAATATAGACCAGAAACATGACAGGTGAACAAAGCAAGTGAGATCTCTTTGGTTGTCTTCATTAAGTTGATCTTAACTGGggcaattaattttttgagcttcttatttctttcctctttttaATTGGTTTGATATTCTTATAAGTAGAAGTGGCATCAAGAAGTGGTCTAATTCACTGTTTTGAGAGGTACTATCATGATTAGGGTTATAATTCCAAATAATAAGCACATAACTTTAGCTGATGGGTAAACTATGGAAAGTAGTGTTTCTTTGCCATTTGGTGCTTACATGTCTTGTTTAGTACTTCATGTAGGAGATAGGTGGCTCGGGCAATCCTTTTATGAATGGAATGATTGGTTGATTGTGGATAGGATAAATGTAAACTTGGATAAGTGCCTTTGGCAATTTATCATCATGTTTCTATGGTTTCTGCATTAGGAAAAAAACTTTTGCAGCCTTATCGAtggatatattgattcattaGGTTCAGATAGAATTGAAGTTAAATCGAATGCTAGAATCTGGTCTTTGGTTATTTGTATTCTGCCATGATTTTTTCCTTCAGTGTGGCTCTTTGTCATTCTATTTAGGTCATAAATCTATCTAGTTGTTTGCTTGCTATGGTGGCATTGGTGAAGGACATTTGAATAACCGATGTTATTTGTGGTAAACAACTTGATTAATGCTTAGAACTTTCAAGGATGGTATTCAAAGAGATGGAGTTAGGAATAGTTGGTATATATATCAGCCCGATATTGCTGATAAATCATTTAGCTGCTCAAGAATTTGTTAAAACCATTTTTAAGATACAACATTTTCCCCTTCCCTTGGAAATGATGTATTTTTATCTGTGCAATTATGGTGCTTAATCTTGTTGCAGTCGGTTGACAGAAGAGGGTTTGAATGGATCTGGTACAACTACAGTAAGGTCTGATACAAAGCCTGAAAATGTTATGTCTGCTGAAAAAAGGCCTTCAGATAGTATTAGGAGGGGCTCAGCTGGTGTTGTGGGGTCAATGATGCTTCTGAAGTCATACCAAAACATGCATGCCCCTTTCACACAGGTTGCACCAATATCTTTGTACTGTTTCGCATGCTGATAACTTTTCTAATCTCCCATTTGAGTGTGGTGATTATAACAGCTATCTTCCTTCTCTCTGACTGATCATAGGAGGCACCACTTATGACTGAGGACATGCATGAAGAACGTCTACGTGCTGTTGAAGCCTTTGGTGATTCATTTGTAAGCTTCGATTCCTTAGAGTCAATTCTTTGTTTTAACAGTGACAGTTGATTATCATCATTCTGGATGCTCCACTTTTGAATGATCTTTCTAAGGAGTTCTCAATGGTTTGTAAGTGAGAAGTCTCTCAAGTTGTTTGGCATTCATTTGCTAATGTCAAAAACTATCTTATCAATTGGAACCTTTCTAAGAAGGAAACATTCTTGATCAGGCCTTTGACATGAGTATGCTTTATTTGACAAGGGATatcaaaaatactaaaataaaataagtggaGACTGGTGGATATGGGAATTCATGTTATGCATCACTGGTTGATATTGTGATTTGTGTTATGCCTTATTGGTTACTAGTGATTCTTGTTATGCTTCATTGGTTAATTGTATGTGTGTGCTATATATGTCTTTGATTCAAGTATTTTAGTTTATTCTAGGTTATgctcaattaatatttttcttggcAGATTTAGAAGTCTGATTATGATTTGTTAGTCCACATTAAGCTTCAGAAATTTATCGATGTCATGTTTTTCTGTAATATGAATGAGATGTTATATGCTTTCTCAATTTCATATTGAAGAACTTCATCATTATGTGCTGAGAAAGCATTGTCTACTACTGTATTTCAGGACTTTTCTGCTCAGTTGGAGAGAGATATTTTATCATCAggtaattaataatatcaacaGCTATTTTTCTTCAGTCTGATATTGTTATGTGGTTTGATGCTTCTTTTGCTGCCATCTTAATCAGCCCAAGATACGTGCTTTTATCTTAAGCTAACCCTTGGAGATACAAGGCAATTGATTAAACTAAAAAGcgttaaatatatgaaaaattatattgagaAAGGGagataaaattcaatcaaaagcATTTGGGTACTCTTAATGTGTTTGATGTGTAACTTTAccgacaattttttttatctattaattttcactaatatttgtttaaaattggGAGTAGATATGTCAGCATTTAAAGCGGCAAATCCCAATGCTGTTTTTGAAGATTTTATTCGGTGGCATTCCCCTGGAGATTGGGTCAACAATGAAAGTGAAGA belongs to Mangifera indica cultivar Alphonso chromosome 2, CATAS_Mindica_2.1, whole genome shotgun sequence and includes:
- the LOC123208868 gene encoding rab3 GTPase-activating protein catalytic subunit isoform X1; this translates as MASTSKANSKEDDEAEEEEFERFDDFTLASSWERFISEIEAICRQWLADGPKNLLEKGAVQLPSSKSIYKIKSELKYFMKSYCMEYYFEINNNGKVPDWDWTLHDLQLSFGVKEFLVIAPQSASGVVLDAPEASKLLSAVAIALSNCSSLWPAFVPVHDPSRNAYIGIQNMGTVFTRRFEADRVYSQVPVKLMHLEGLYELFVSKFAYSTLDLSMHLFEVRFTMKLTYQTLPYDDDDIRAADAGNAESDDYPGEISNQKQWDDDCPWSEWYSAEDPIKGFGLIALWSEKMIESSMEMAELENASPHEAEKWILFPTIYENAKGSRVGFASQLHLLVDALNMPFEAQFMEDFVSAENPGSDRLKSSMVIPSPTVVDRVLKELFHEGSKLPDYAKGEHKSSRFIKGAPFESLFAQFCLHSLWFGNCNIRAIAVLWIEFVREIRWCWEESQPLPKMPANGLIDLSTCLINQKLQMLSICIDKKRELNEDFEDCFGSEDHSVSDIENMQEDGQVVEGSTNLLRLGENIDQKHDSRLTEEGLNGSGTTTVRSDTKPENVMSAEKRPSDSIRRGSAGVVGSMMLLKSYQNMHAPFTQEAPLMTEDMHEERLRAVEAFGDSFDFSAQLERDILSSDMSAFKAANPNAVFEDFIRWHSPGDWVNNESEENGASGVLTMESSQDNWPPRGRLSQRMSEHGNLWRKIWNDAPALPASEQKPLLDPNREGEKILHYLETLQPHQLLEQMVCTAFRASADALNQTNFGALKQMTMKIEQLYVTMASVLKPLQLNNLSGDSENIKDIRRLCVVFEHIEKLLTLAASLHRKFLQAPRLAEAIFNDYYSFYLPKMGMSSKEVDVQTDFEAKLPVRNHEREVISNMFTLPTANQSWRKVLSMGNLLNGHEPVLREIIFSMNDHANNSHYAAKTPGLRQQEIETYRMYICGTSNDLRVALSVTSCD
- the LOC123208868 gene encoding rab3 GTPase-activating protein catalytic subunit isoform X2, which codes for MASTSKANSKEDDEAEEEEFERFDDFTLASSWERFISEIEAICRQWLADGPKNLLEKGAVQLPSSKSIYKIKSELKYFMKSYCMEYYFEINNNGKVPDWDWTLHDLQLSFGVKEFLVIAPQSASGVVLDAPEASKLLSAVAIALSNCSSLWPAFVPVHDPSRNAYIGIQNMGTVFTRRFEADRVYSQVPVKLMHLEGLYELFVSKFAYSTLDLSMHLFEVRFTMKLTYQTLPYDDDDIRAADAGNAESDDYPGEISNQKQWDDDCPWSEWYSAEDPIKGFGLIALWSEKMIESSMEMAELENASPHEAEKWILFPTIYENAKGSRVGFASQLHLLVDALNMPFEAQFMEDFVSAENPGSDRLKSSMVIPSPTVVDRVLKELFHEGSKLPDYAKGEHKSSRFIKGAPFESLFAQFCLHSLWFGNCNIRAIAVLWIEFVREIRWCWEESQPLPKMPANGLIDLSTCLINQKLQMLSICIDKKRELNEDFEDCFGSEDHSVSDIEEDGQVVEGSTNLLRLGENIDQKHDSRLTEEGLNGSGTTTVRSDTKPENVMSAEKRPSDSIRRGSAGVVGSMMLLKSYQNMHAPFTQEAPLMTEDMHEERLRAVEAFGDSFDFSAQLERDILSSDMSAFKAANPNAVFEDFIRWHSPGDWVNNESEENGASGVLTMESSQDNWPPRGRLSQRMSEHGNLWRKIWNDAPALPASEQKPLLDPNREGEKILHYLETLQPHQLLEQMVCTAFRASADALNQTNFGALKQMTMKIEQLYVTMASVLKPLQLNNLSGDSENIKDIRRLCVVFEHIEKLLTLAASLHRKFLQAPRLAEAIFNDYYSFYLPKMGMSSKEVDVQTDFEAKLPVRNHEREVISNMFTLPTANQSWRKVLSMGNLLNGHEPVLREIIFSMNDHANNSHYAAKTPGLRQQEIETYRMYICGTSNDLRVALSVTSCD